In a genomic window of Streptomyces sp. SJL17-4:
- a CDS encoding DUF4097 family beta strand repeat-containing protein, translating to MQKFATAAAIATVLDIPAGRIQLIAADRNDATVDIRPVNAAKSADVKAAGQVTVEFTDGVLRITAAPPKNKILGDSGSVEVTVQLPAGSRVEAKTAAAELRGVGRLGDVVFEGALGPVKLDEAASARLTLQAGDITVGRLGGSAEISTQKGDLRIAEAMGGTVVLRTAAGDITVGAARGVSAALDAGTGYGRVHNSLANNGTAALTLHATTSYGDITARSL from the coding sequence ATGCAGAAGTTCGCCACCGCCGCCGCCATCGCCACCGTCCTCGACATCCCGGCCGGCCGCATCCAGCTCATCGCCGCCGACCGGAACGACGCCACCGTCGACATCCGTCCCGTGAACGCCGCCAAGAGCGCCGACGTGAAGGCGGCCGGGCAGGTCACGGTCGAGTTCACCGACGGCGTCCTGCGGATCACCGCCGCTCCCCCGAAGAACAAGATCCTCGGCGACTCCGGATCGGTCGAGGTGACCGTCCAGCTCCCGGCCGGCTCCCGCGTCGAGGCGAAGACCGCCGCCGCCGAACTCCGCGGCGTCGGGCGGCTCGGTGACGTCGTCTTCGAGGGCGCGCTGGGTCCGGTCAAGCTCGACGAGGCCGCGAGCGCCCGCCTCACCCTGCAGGCCGGTGACATCACGGTCGGCCGACTGGGTGGTTCCGCCGAGATCAGCACCCAGAAGGGCGACCTCCGCATCGCCGAGGCCATGGGCGGCACCGTCGTCCTGCGCACCGCGGCGGGCGACATCACGGTCGGCGCCGCCCGCGGCGTCTCCGCCGCCCTCGACGCCGGCACCGGCTACGGCCGCGTCCACAACTCCCTCGCCAACAACGGCACCGCCGCCCTGACCCTCCACGCCACCACCTCCTACGGCGACATCACCGCCCGCAGCCTCTGA
- a CDS encoding MFS transporter yields MLSVLRNPTYRRLFGAQVVALTGTGLATVALSLLAYDLAGADAAAVLGTALAIKMAAYVVLGPLVGALADRVPRRALLVSMDLARAAVVLALPFVSRIWQVYVLILLLQAASAAFTPAFQATIPQVLPDERDYTRALSLARLAYDLESLASPVLAAALLTVLPYAWLFAGTAAGFVASAFLVRTTALPDPDPEPTPTGGAVRCPRTYARAVSGIRLVLAAPRLRALLALDLAVAAAGAVVLVDTVILVRDILGRPAGDVPLALGAYGAGSMAVALLLPRVLERGGDRAVMVRAAFVLPGAPGLLALGLTVTPGAWSWPALLTVWLLTGAAGSAVLTPGGRVVRRSVRSGDLPAAFAARFSLSHACWLLAYPLAGVLAATTGPAASAAVLAAVALAGAVVAARLWPRVPASPQRGSRISSPSRTTSSP; encoded by the coding sequence ATGCTGTCCGTGCTGCGCAACCCCACCTACCGCCGTCTGTTCGGCGCGCAGGTCGTCGCCCTCACCGGCACCGGCCTGGCGACTGTGGCCCTGAGCCTCCTCGCGTACGACCTGGCCGGCGCGGACGCCGCCGCCGTCCTCGGCACCGCCCTCGCGATCAAGATGGCCGCGTACGTCGTCCTCGGCCCGCTCGTCGGCGCCCTCGCCGACCGCGTACCCCGGCGGGCGCTGCTCGTCTCCATGGACCTGGCGCGCGCGGCGGTCGTGCTCGCCCTGCCGTTCGTCAGCCGGATCTGGCAGGTGTACGTCCTGATCCTGCTGCTCCAGGCCGCCTCGGCCGCCTTCACGCCGGCCTTCCAGGCGACGATCCCGCAGGTGCTGCCCGACGAACGCGACTACACCCGGGCCCTCTCGCTCGCCCGGCTCGCCTATGACCTGGAGAGCCTGGCGAGCCCGGTGCTCGCCGCCGCGCTGCTGACGGTCCTCCCGTACGCCTGGCTCTTCGCCGGCACCGCCGCGGGGTTCGTCGCCTCGGCCTTCCTGGTCCGCACGACGGCGCTGCCCGACCCGGATCCGGAGCCGACGCCCACGGGTGGCGCGGTCCGCTGCCCCCGTACGTACGCCAGGGCGGTCTCCGGGATCCGGCTCGTCCTCGCCGCCCCGCGGCTGCGGGCCCTCCTCGCCCTCGACCTGGCCGTCGCGGCCGCCGGGGCCGTCGTCCTCGTCGACACCGTGATCCTCGTCCGCGACATCCTCGGCCGCCCCGCCGGGGACGTACCCCTCGCCCTCGGCGCGTACGGCGCGGGCTCGATGGCGGTGGCCCTGCTGCTGCCGCGCGTCCTGGAACGCGGCGGCGACCGCGCGGTCATGGTGCGGGCCGCCTTCGTCCTCCCGGGGGCTCCGGGGCTCCTCGCCCTCGGCCTCACGGTCACGCCCGGGGCCTGGTCCTGGCCCGCCCTGCTCACGGTCTGGCTGCTCACCGGCGCCGCGGGCTCGGCGGTGCTCACCCCCGGCGGCAGGGTGGTGCGCCGCTCCGTCCGCAGCGGCGACCTGCCCGCCGCCTTCGCGGCCCGGTTCTCCCTCTCGCACGCCTGCTGGCTGCTCGCCTACCCGCTCGCCGGCGTGCTCGCCGCGACGACCGGCCCCGCCGCCTCGGCGGCCGTACTCGCCGCCGTGGCGCTGGCGGGGGCCGTGGTCGCGGCGAGACTGTGGCCGCGCGTCCCCGCCTCCCCTCAGCGCGGCAGCCGCATCTCCAGTCCGTCCAGGACCACGTCGAGTCCGTAG
- a CDS encoding radical SAM protein, whose protein sequence is MDRFPGVPPEAVFKEDLLRGGLAFDPSALSGNEGGEVKPKSYFIFSFDHRTLPELGEAALNRPPEEIVLTGGPYGLRRTVVSVRVNPSSPYRVAPDGDGALALFLDGVKIADVGLPPMPEYYRHPLANGKSVMEVAPTIQWGYLIYLTVFRVCQYFGAKEECQYCDINHNWRQHKAAGRPYTGVKPVDEVLEALEIIDRHDTARTSTAYTLTGGAVTSQVGAKDEADFYGQYARAIEERFPGRWIGKVVAQALPKEDVQRFHDYGIRIYHPNYEVWDRRLFELYCPGKERYIGRDEWHRRILDSAEIFGPRNVIPNFVAGVEMARPSGFLTVDEAIASTREGLRFFMSRGITPRFTTWCPEPTTPLGRENPDGAPLEYHLRLLEAYTATLEEYGLTAPPGYGPAGPGRAVFSVSSFMDALPAAPGE, encoded by the coding sequence ATGGACCGCTTCCCCGGAGTCCCTCCGGAGGCCGTGTTCAAGGAGGACCTGCTGCGCGGCGGACTCGCCTTCGACCCGTCCGCGCTGTCCGGGAACGAGGGGGGCGAGGTGAAGCCGAAGTCGTACTTCATCTTCTCCTTCGACCACCGCACGCTGCCGGAGCTCGGGGAGGCGGCCCTCAACCGCCCGCCGGAGGAGATCGTGCTCACGGGCGGGCCGTACGGGCTCCGCCGCACGGTGGTGTCGGTACGGGTCAACCCGTCGTCGCCCTACCGGGTGGCGCCGGACGGCGACGGGGCGCTCGCGCTGTTCCTCGACGGCGTGAAGATCGCGGACGTCGGTCTGCCGCCGATGCCGGAGTACTACCGGCACCCGCTGGCGAACGGCAAGTCCGTGATGGAGGTCGCGCCGACCATCCAGTGGGGTTACCTGATCTATCTGACGGTCTTTCGGGTCTGCCAGTACTTCGGCGCGAAGGAGGAGTGCCAGTACTGCGACATCAACCACAACTGGCGCCAGCACAAGGCGGCGGGCCGCCCGTACACCGGGGTGAAGCCGGTCGACGAGGTCCTGGAGGCGCTGGAGATCATCGACCGCCACGACACGGCCCGTACCTCCACCGCGTACACCCTCACGGGCGGGGCGGTCACGTCCCAGGTCGGCGCGAAGGACGAGGCCGACTTCTACGGGCAGTACGCACGGGCGATCGAGGAGCGGTTCCCCGGCCGCTGGATCGGCAAGGTCGTCGCGCAGGCGCTGCCGAAGGAGGACGTGCAGCGGTTCCACGACTACGGCATCCGGATCTACCACCCGAACTACGAGGTGTGGGACCGCCGGTTGTTCGAGCTGTACTGCCCCGGCAAGGAGCGCTACATCGGCCGGGACGAGTGGCACCGCAGGATCCTGGACTCCGCCGAGATCTTCGGGCCGCGCAACGTCATCCCGAACTTCGTCGCGGGCGTCGAGATGGCCCGCCCCTCCGGCTTCCTGACCGTGGACGAGGCGATCGCCTCCACCCGTGAGGGCCTGCGGTTCTTCATGTCGCGCGGGATCACGCCCCGGTTCACCACCTGGTGCCCGGAGCCGACGACCCCGCTGGGCCGCGAGAACCCGGACGGGGCGCCGCTCGAGTACCACCTGCGGCTGCTCGAGGCGTACACGGCGACGCTGGAGGAGTACGGTCTGACGGCGCCGCCCGGGTACGGGCCGGCCGGCCCCGGCCGCGCGGTGTTCTCGGTGAGCTCGTTCATGGACGCGCTGCCCGCGGCGCCGGGCGAGTGA
- a CDS encoding helix-turn-helix domain-containing protein, producing the protein MPGGRLTQQERQQIALGLADGLAYAEIARRLDRPTSTITREVMRNGGPTAYRSDLAHRATEHRARRRQATARDPKAAVRADGRDAEAMREFEEVFTTVLIQSGTPKMMARVMACLCLTDSGSLTASELVQHLQVSPASISKAIAFLDSQGLVRRERDERRRERYVVDDDIWYQSMMASARAALQIVETARQGVGVLGSGTPAGARLENIARFLEFVSESTARAAEQARAILSTRPASTPPDGTA; encoded by the coding sequence ATGCCGGGAGGCAGGCTCACCCAGCAGGAACGTCAGCAGATCGCGCTGGGATTGGCGGACGGCCTCGCCTATGCCGAGATCGCCAGGCGTCTCGACCGTCCGACGTCGACGATCACGCGTGAGGTCATGCGGAACGGCGGCCCCACCGCCTACCGTTCCGACCTCGCGCACCGGGCCACCGAGCACCGGGCCCGCCGCAGGCAGGCCACGGCCCGGGACCCGAAGGCGGCCGTGCGGGCCGACGGGCGCGACGCCGAAGCGATGCGCGAGTTCGAGGAGGTCTTCACGACCGTCCTCATACAGTCGGGGACGCCCAAGATGATGGCCCGGGTGATGGCCTGTCTCTGCCTCACCGACTCGGGCAGCCTCACCGCCTCCGAGCTCGTCCAGCATCTCCAGGTCAGCCCGGCGTCCATCTCCAAGGCGATCGCGTTCCTCGACAGCCAGGGGCTCGTCCGTCGCGAGCGCGACGAGCGCCGTCGTGAGCGCTATGTCGTCGACGACGACATCTGGTACCAGTCGATGATGGCCAGCGCCCGTGCCGCCCTCCAGATCGTCGAGACCGCACGTCAGGGCGTGGGCGTCCTCGGCTCCGGCACGCCGGCCGGCGCCCGCCTCGAAAACATCGCCCGCTTCCTGGAGTTCGTGTCCGAGAGCACCGCCCGAGCGGCGGAGCAGGCCCGCGCGATCCTCTCCACGAGGCCCGCGTCGACGCCCCCGGACGGTACTGCCTGA
- a CDS encoding LysR family transcriptional regulator, which yields MPGAKGRPAPLRLVRQPTGAIERVDDQPPDARNCRLRGRGEFHVDIDARTLRTFREVTLTGSFTQAARRLGYSQSSVTAQMRALERQVGEPVFERLPNGVRLTRAGTVLCDYARQILTLVGEMETALRRPAANPPRLTVGIVPALAYGQQLARVTHIGRRLLSGVQLALRVMGTAEVHDAFRAGAIDGALVLTVVDAEDPAVQLADQLHTERSDELTEVRLQEVEFIPVTSVGHRRGNLGRQVVIADPDCPSQRWLPEFLRLRCDSPPEIHELGSMAGVRAATQSGLGCAMLPMALAASHQEAGGLRPLPGVPRMRWNASLVLGRSDTRPALDWQNLTETLRQATALSCAVHPGEPGPASPVDVLGDTAPALDPDPSIAS from the coding sequence GTGCCGGGCGCGAAGGGGCGTCCGGCACCCCTGCGGCTTGTGCGACAACCGACTGGGGCGATCGAACGGGTGGACGACCAACCACCTGATGCGAGGAACTGCCGCCTGCGCGGCAGGGGGGAATTTCACGTGGACATCGACGCAAGAACCCTTCGGACCTTCCGCGAGGTGACCTTGACCGGGTCGTTCACCCAGGCGGCGCGACGCCTCGGGTACTCGCAGTCCAGCGTCACGGCACAGATGCGTGCCCTGGAGCGGCAGGTCGGCGAGCCCGTCTTCGAACGGCTCCCCAACGGCGTCCGGCTCACCCGCGCCGGCACCGTCCTGTGCGACTACGCCCGCCAGATCCTCACCCTCGTCGGTGAGATGGAGACCGCCCTGCGCCGGCCCGCGGCCAACCCGCCACGGCTGACCGTGGGCATCGTCCCCGCCCTCGCGTACGGACAGCAGCTCGCCCGGGTCACCCACATCGGGCGACGGCTCCTCTCCGGCGTCCAACTCGCCCTGCGCGTCATGGGAACCGCCGAGGTCCACGACGCCTTCCGGGCCGGCGCGATCGACGGTGCCCTCGTCCTCACCGTCGTCGACGCCGAGGACCCGGCCGTCCAGCTCGCCGACCAGTTGCACACCGAACGCTCCGACGAACTGACCGAAGTGCGCCTCCAGGAAGTCGAGTTCATTCCCGTCACCAGTGTCGGTCACCGACGCGGAAACCTCGGCCGCCAGGTCGTCATCGCCGACCCGGACTGTCCGTCCCAGCGCTGGCTCCCCGAGTTCCTCCGACTGCGCTGCGACAGCCCGCCCGAGATACACGAACTCGGCTCCATGGCGGGGGTCCGCGCCGCCACCCAGTCCGGCCTCGGCTGCGCCATGCTCCCCATGGCCCTCGCCGCCTCGCACCAGGAGGCCGGTGGGCTGCGCCCGCTCCCCGGCGTGCCCCGGATGCGCTGGAACGCCTCCCTCGTCCTCGGCCGCTCCGACACCCGGCCCGCCCTCGACTGGCAGAACCTGACGGAGACCCTCCGCCAGGCCACCGCCCTCTCCTGCGCGGTCCACCCCGGCGAGCCCGGCCCCGCGAGCCCGGTCGACGTGCTCGGCGACACGGCCCCGGCCCTCGACCCGGACCCGAGCATCGCCTCGTAA
- a CDS encoding AMP-binding protein, whose product MSGAAGTSAHEEYRAARDLLLRLRGDREAACAAFRWPRAEHFNWALDWFDVIAEGNERPALELLGRPGPDGGVPVVDRVSFAELSARSDVLATALREQGVVRGDRVLILLGTRVELWETLLGCIKLGAVVVPGYQDLTGSEAADRIGRGGIRHVVCAPELVPLLDELPGRGPGSLSGSGSVPGVRMTVGGTDRAGWVPYPDTRRPGRPRFVPDGPTPAADPSFCYFTSGTTSLPKLVEHSHAGYAVGHLSSLYWSGLRPGDRHLNLSAPGWAKHSWSSFFVPWTAEATVLAPPDGGLPPAALPGVLATHGVTSFCAPPSAWRSLLPYVSGGAAAPRLREATAAGEPLTAETVERIEAAWGVRVRDGYGQTEATALIGRAPGTEEPLAPLGHPLPGYRIVLRDPETGERGESGEVCVDLTERPPGLMRGYAGLPERTAEAFADGLYRTGDRGERCADGSIRLLGRMDEVFKSHGHRVSPMEIEAVLRTHPEVADAAVVPCEDPEGGLAPYAVVELRPERRESGADAHARIGAEILALAAARLAPVFVPRGVEVIAHLPRTRSGKVRRSELRPGTPATR is encoded by the coding sequence GTGAGCGGCGCCGCCGGAACATCCGCCCACGAGGAGTACCGGGCCGCGCGGGATCTGCTGCTGCGGCTGCGCGGCGACCGGGAGGCGGCCTGTGCCGCCTTCCGGTGGCCGCGCGCCGAGCACTTCAACTGGGCCCTCGACTGGTTCGACGTGATCGCCGAGGGCAACGAGCGCCCGGCCCTCGAACTCCTCGGCCGGCCGGGTCCGGACGGCGGCGTCCCCGTCGTCGACCGGGTGTCGTTCGCCGAACTCTCCGCACGCTCGGACGTGTTGGCGACGGCTCTGCGCGAGCAGGGGGTCGTACGGGGCGACCGCGTCCTGATCCTGCTCGGAACCCGTGTCGAACTGTGGGAGACGCTGCTCGGCTGCATCAAGCTCGGCGCGGTCGTCGTCCCCGGCTACCAGGACCTGACCGGCTCCGAGGCGGCGGACCGGATCGGCCGGGGTGGCATCCGGCACGTGGTGTGCGCACCCGAACTCGTGCCGCTGCTCGACGAGTTGCCGGGGCGGGGGCCGGGATCGTTGTCGGGGTCGGGGTCGGTGCCGGGCGTCCGGATGACCGTCGGCGGCACGGACCGGGCCGGCTGGGTCCCGTACCCCGACACGCGTCGTCCCGGGCGGCCCCGCTTCGTCCCGGACGGGCCCACCCCCGCCGCCGACCCCTCCTTCTGCTACTTCACCTCCGGGACGACCTCACTGCCCAAACTCGTCGAGCACAGCCACGCGGGCTATGCCGTCGGGCACCTCTCCAGCCTGTACTGGAGCGGCCTGCGCCCCGGCGACCGGCACCTCAACCTCTCCGCGCCCGGCTGGGCCAAGCACTCCTGGTCCAGCTTCTTCGTCCCCTGGACGGCGGAGGCCACCGTGCTCGCGCCCCCGGACGGCGGCCTCCCGCCGGCCGCTCTGCCGGGCGTCCTCGCGACGCACGGCGTCACCAGCTTCTGCGCGCCGCCCAGCGCCTGGCGGTCCCTGCTTCCGTACGTGAGCGGGGGCGCGGCGGCACCCCGACTGCGCGAGGCGACGGCTGCCGGAGAGCCCCTGACCGCCGAGACGGTGGAACGGATCGAGGCGGCATGGGGGGTACGGGTCCGCGACGGCTACGGCCAGACGGAGGCGACCGCTCTCATCGGCCGTGCCCCCGGCACCGAGGAACCCCTCGCCCCGCTCGGGCACCCGCTCCCGGGCTACCGGATCGTGCTGCGCGACCCGGAGACGGGGGAGCGGGGCGAATCCGGCGAGGTCTGCGTCGATCTGACGGAGCGTCCGCCGGGCCTGATGCGGGGGTACGCGGGCCTGCCCGAGCGCACGGCGGAGGCGTTCGCCGACGGTCTCTACCGCACCGGGGACCGGGGCGAGCGGTGCGCGGACGGTTCGATCCGGCTGCTGGGACGGATGGACGAGGTCTTCAAGTCCCACGGCCACCGGGTCTCCCCGATGGAGATCGAGGCGGTGCTCCGCACCCACCCGGAGGTGGCCGATGCGGCGGTGGTGCCGTGCGAGGACCCGGAGGGCGGGCTGGCCCCGTACGCCGTGGTCGAACTCCGTCCGGAACGACGGGAGTCGGGCGCCGACGCGCACGCCCGCATCGGCGCGGAAATCCTGGCCCTCGCCGCCGCACGACTCGCGCCGGTCTTCGTCCCGCGCGGGGTCGAGGTGATCGCCCACCTCCCACGCACCCGCTCGGGCAAGGTGCGACGGAGCGAACTGCGACCGGGGACGCCCGCCACACGCTGA
- a CDS encoding cold shock domain-containing protein, which yields MAGRSKGFVHSFNRAGGYGFVVPVGSEEQVWFSAEDIEGEGRTLSEGQQVSFVLVLGDGRFEAKELRI from the coding sequence GTGGCAGGCAGAAGCAAAGGGTTCGTGCATTCCTTCAACCGCGCCGGCGGGTACGGATTCGTCGTCCCCGTGGGCTCCGAGGAGCAGGTCTGGTTCAGCGCCGAGGACATCGAGGGCGAGGGCCGCACACTCTCCGAGGGCCAGCAGGTCTCCTTCGTCCTGGTCCTCGGCGACGGCCGCTTCGAGGCCAAGGAGCTGCGCATCTGA
- a CDS encoding helix-turn-helix domain-containing protein, protein MATNAKERLLSAAERLFYEEGIRAVGIERILSESGVGRASFYRHFPSKGDVVVEVLRRRDGMWRAWLDGRIAVSERSPEELPLALFDGLAERFAAASFRGCAFINTMVETADPDSPAHHVAAEHKEKVIAVLDRLLTEGGYRDHEALARQLALLGDGAIVTALREGTPEAAVRARGVAEVLLRTAERETAKV, encoded by the coding sequence ATGGCCACGAACGCGAAAGAACGGCTCCTCAGCGCGGCGGAGCGTCTGTTCTACGAAGAGGGGATCCGGGCCGTCGGCATCGAGCGGATCCTGTCCGAGTCCGGAGTGGGCCGCGCCTCCTTCTACCGCCACTTCCCCAGCAAGGGCGATGTCGTCGTCGAGGTCCTGCGGCGCCGGGACGGCATGTGGCGCGCCTGGCTCGACGGCCGGATCGCGGTGAGCGAGCGCTCCCCCGAGGAACTGCCGCTGGCACTCTTCGACGGCCTCGCGGAACGCTTCGCCGCGGCCTCGTTCCGCGGCTGCGCCTTCATCAACACGATGGTCGAGACGGCCGATCCGGACAGCCCGGCCCACCATGTGGCGGCCGAGCACAAGGAGAAGGTCATCGCGGTCCTGGACCGCCTGCTCACCGAGGGCGGCTACCGCGACCACGAGGCCCTGGCCCGCCAGCTGGCCCTGCTGGGCGACGGAGCGATCGTGACGGCCCTCCGCGAGGGGACACCGGAGGCGGCGGTACGGGCCAGGGGCGTGGCGGAAGTACTGCTCCGGACGGCGGAGAGGGAGACGGCCAAGGTGTAG
- a CDS encoding metalloregulator ArsR/SmtB family transcription factor — protein MSDRVDPVAAAASRPHERTPGALELSAAAEVFGLLSDPTRLHLVWLLTRGEADVTALTEACGAARPAVSQHLAKLRLAGLVQSRKDGRRVVYAMPDGHLKRLVVEAISRADHQVSGEPWHD, from the coding sequence ATGTCCGATCGCGTAGATCCCGTGGCCGCGGCCGCGTCCCGGCCGCACGAGCGGACGCCGGGAGCGCTCGAACTCTCGGCGGCGGCGGAGGTGTTCGGCCTGCTCTCCGACCCCACCCGGCTGCACCTGGTCTGGCTGCTCACCCGGGGCGAGGCCGATGTGACCGCTCTGACGGAGGCATGCGGCGCCGCCCGTCCCGCCGTGAGCCAGCACCTGGCCAAGCTCCGCCTCGCCGGGCTCGTCCAGTCCCGCAAGGACGGACGCCGGGTCGTGTACGCCATGCCGGACGGGCATCTGAAGCGCCTCGTGGTCGAGGCGATCAGCCGCGCCGACCACCAGGTGAGCGGCGAACCCTGGCACGACTGA
- a CDS encoding carboxymuconolactone decarboxylase family protein, which yields MPRLPQLTVETADEEQRELLEGTLKQLGKLPNLYAALANGPAALRGYLAMREALVGGSFSARQREQLALFIAQHNDCTYCVSAHTLRGGKVGLSEQELLDTRHGTDAGDPHMDQVLRFAGAVMATGGRVTDASLADARAAGVTDAEIAEIVGHVALNVLSNFFNHVAQPDLDFPLVPAQLAE from the coding sequence ATGCCCCGCCTGCCCCAACTGACCGTAGAGACCGCCGACGAGGAGCAGCGCGAGCTGCTCGAAGGCACCCTCAAGCAGCTCGGCAAGCTGCCCAACCTGTACGCCGCCCTGGCCAACGGCCCGGCCGCCCTCCGCGGTTACCTCGCCATGCGCGAGGCCCTCGTCGGCGGCAGCTTCAGCGCCCGCCAGCGCGAGCAGCTCGCGCTCTTCATCGCGCAGCACAACGACTGCACCTACTGCGTCTCCGCGCACACCCTGCGCGGCGGCAAGGTCGGCCTGAGCGAGCAGGAGCTGCTCGACACCCGCCACGGCACCGACGCCGGCGACCCGCACATGGACCAGGTGCTCCGCTTCGCCGGCGCCGTGATGGCCACCGGCGGCCGCGTCACCGACGCGTCCCTCGCCGACGCCCGCGCCGCCGGCGTGACCGATGCCGAGATCGCGGAGATCGTCGGTCACGTCGCGCTCAACGTCCTGTCGAACTTCTTCAATCACGTAGCGCAGCCGGACTTGGACTTTCCGTTGGTCCCGGCCCAGCTCGCCGAGTAG
- a CDS encoding right-handed parallel beta-helix repeat-containing protein, giving the protein MTMEAFPGRRAAVGGLIAVALALACSVTLPTAPASAAGSTTYVDCSRPGAGDGSQASPLNSIAQANGRTYAAGDTLAFASGTTCTGSLAPKGSGTSTAPITLTRYGTGALPVIDGGGAPDAVSLTDQDHWRISDLKVTNPAASLARRTGLRISATDGKAHRGFDIGNLVVDRVAGQTSKNSPTTEDFVQSAGIVTGASGTNSTLHDVHVHHNQISNTGGGGLKIRVGAMAVKGSGVLIEHNVIKDVGGDGIIASYADAPMIQYNNASGVGNGVYPFSGGNFAGIWVLGDHNPTIQKNVVYGITRMSVADSQAFDCDWGNTGTCLIQYNFSRDNIGGFFLDCDGCGTIGGAQQVIRYNISENDCRMSSVSAGRSALRMYNNVLYCTDKKFSITLPDESVVENNIWVGTTDSRLPTGAGISWLWNVFQGVPRPTANGIVGDPHFVNPGAGGDSLDSADGYKLRATSPALSNGSVISGSGGRDYWGNPVSATTKPHRGAYNGPGL; this is encoded by the coding sequence ATGACCATGGAGGCATTTCCGGGGCGTCGTGCCGCGGTCGGTGGGCTCATCGCCGTCGCGCTCGCCCTCGCCTGCAGCGTCACCCTCCCCACCGCGCCCGCCTCGGCCGCCGGGAGCACCACGTACGTGGACTGTTCGCGTCCCGGCGCCGGCGACGGCAGCCAGGCCTCGCCGTTGAACAGCATCGCCCAGGCCAACGGGAGGACGTACGCGGCCGGGGACACCCTCGCCTTCGCGTCCGGCACCACCTGCACCGGGTCCCTCGCCCCCAAGGGCAGCGGCACCTCGACCGCCCCCATCACGCTGACGCGTTACGGCACCGGCGCGCTTCCCGTCATCGACGGCGGCGGCGCCCCGGACGCCGTCTCCCTGACCGATCAGGACCACTGGCGGATCAGCGACCTCAAGGTGACCAACCCCGCCGCCTCCCTCGCCCGTCGCACGGGACTCCGGATCTCCGCGACCGACGGCAAGGCGCACCGCGGTTTCGACATCGGCAATCTGGTCGTCGACCGGGTCGCGGGCCAGACGAGCAAGAACAGCCCGACCACCGAGGACTTCGTCCAGTCCGCCGGCATCGTCACGGGGGCGAGCGGCACCAACTCGACCCTCCACGACGTCCACGTCCACCACAACCAGATCAGCAACACCGGCGGAGGCGGCCTCAAGATCCGGGTCGGCGCCATGGCGGTCAAGGGCTCCGGGGTCCTGATCGAGCACAACGTCATCAAGGACGTCGGGGGCGACGGCATCATCGCCAGCTACGCCGACGCGCCCATGATCCAGTACAACAACGCCTCCGGCGTCGGCAACGGCGTCTATCCCTTCTCCGGCGGCAACTTCGCCGGCATCTGGGTGCTGGGCGACCACAACCCGACCATCCAGAAGAACGTCGTGTACGGCATCACCCGGATGTCCGTGGCCGACAGCCAGGCCTTCGACTGCGACTGGGGCAACACCGGCACCTGCCTGATCCAGTACAACTTCAGCCGCGACAACATCGGCGGCTTCTTCCTCGACTGCGACGGGTGCGGCACCATCGGCGGGGCCCAGCAGGTCATCCGCTACAACATCTCCGAGAACGACTGCCGGATGAGCAGCGTCAGCGCGGGCCGGTCGGCGCTGCGCATGTACAACAACGTCCTCTACTGCACGGACAAGAAGTTCAGCATCACCCTCCCCGACGAGAGCGTCGTCGAGAACAACATCTGGGTGGGCACCACCGACTCCCGGCTGCCGACCGGCGCGGGGATCTCCTGGCTCTGGAACGTCTTCCAGGGCGTGCCGAGGCCGACCGCCAACGGCATCGTGGGTGACCCGCACTTCGTGAACCCGGGCGCGGGCGGCGACTCGCTCGACTCCGCCGACGGGTACAAGCTGCGCGCCACGTCGCCGGCGCTGAGCAACGGCTCGGTGATCAGTGGCAGCGGGGGCCGCGACTACTGGGGGAACCCGGTGTCCGCGACGACCAAGCCGCACCGCGGCGCCTACAACGGCCCCGGGTTGTAG